Proteins encoded within one genomic window of Candidatus Hydrogenedentota bacterium:
- a CDS encoding pre-16S rRNA-processing nuclease YqgF — translation MSTIGVIVGLDIGDARTGVARSDALQMIAFPYKVVHAATETDMLRNVAALIKELEPILVVAGLPLSQDGVDGPRAEKTKDILAK, via the coding sequence ATGAGTACAATTGGAGTTATAGTGGGTCTTGATATCGGCGACGCCCGTACCGGTGTGGCGCGCAGCGATGCATTGCAAATGATAGCCTTTCCCTATAAAGTGGTGCATGCTGCGACGGAAACGGATATGCTTCGCAACGTGGCAGCGCTTATCAAGGAATTAGAACCGATACTTGTGGTCGCGGGGCTGCCGCTGTCTCAAGATGGGGTCGATGGTCCGCGCGCAGAAAAGACCAAAGATATTTTGGCGAAAT
- a CDS encoding SGNH/GDSL hydrolase family protein → MTTAFVLSLLTAVGAWASEPMVNLRIVDDWRVELSAADVGTAKSVVLEIAPPQRVTVTDEHHRRLPLFNPHAGGWARGAKPYGIQTEECSAPGKICADSFRVKRAVRKNPSIYEPTVDYLFDTDWGTFGRVDDGSIRESQSVYIDYVYETDRLDTIGMNEAGDLRVFRGTPGLGVVHPAVVSPAFTAVARVFVPGQTMALTEDLLFPLYEDADDAEAAAVDESPIEKTLAKLRSGAPLTLVSFGDSVTCGGCVGKDQSRWWQGQFLARLKARFPKAQIDWKNAGWGGVTSMHYMAAEPGGEHDYVRDVLEPRPDLVIMEFVNDAGLDEAGVAAHYGKILNDLRAVGAELILMTPHLILPSWMGLDSFNVKEDPRAYVRDLKEFAEANNLALADGSARYCALWRQGIPYMTLMTNAINHPDYRGHALFADALLALFPKE, encoded by the coding sequence ATGACTACTGCTTTTGTATTGAGTCTCCTTACAGCGGTAGGCGCATGGGCGTCAGAACCGATGGTAAACCTTCGCATTGTTGACGATTGGCGCGTGGAACTGAGCGCTGCAGACGTGGGCACCGCAAAAAGCGTTGTGTTGGAGATTGCGCCGCCGCAACGGGTAACGGTGACCGATGAACATCATCGGCGCTTGCCCTTGTTCAACCCCCATGCGGGCGGTTGGGCGCGCGGAGCCAAACCCTACGGAATCCAAACCGAAGAATGCAGTGCGCCGGGTAAAATCTGTGCGGACTCTTTCCGTGTGAAGAGAGCCGTGAGAAAAAATCCTTCGATCTACGAGCCCACGGTGGATTATTTGTTCGATACGGATTGGGGTACCTTCGGGCGCGTTGACGACGGCAGCATCAGAGAGAGCCAGTCCGTTTATATTGACTACGTATATGAGACCGACCGCTTGGATACCATTGGCATGAACGAAGCTGGCGATTTGCGCGTATTTCGCGGGACACCCGGCTTGGGCGTTGTGCATCCTGCCGTAGTTTCTCCAGCATTCACGGCAGTGGCACGGGTCTTTGTGCCCGGACAGACGATGGCATTGACGGAAGACCTTTTGTTCCCCCTTTATGAAGACGCTGATGATGCTGAAGCCGCGGCGGTTGATGAATCACCCATTGAAAAGACCCTCGCGAAATTGCGTTCAGGCGCCCCCTTGACCTTGGTAAGCTTTGGTGATAGCGTTACTTGCGGCGGCTGTGTGGGCAAAGATCAAAGCCGTTGGTGGCAAGGCCAGTTTCTAGCACGATTGAAAGCACGCTTCCCCAAAGCGCAGATAGACTGGAAAAATGCAGGATGGGGCGGCGTTACAAGCATGCACTATATGGCGGCGGAGCCGGGCGGTGAACATGATTATGTGCGGGATGTGTTGGAGCCGCGCCCGGATCTGGTGATCATGGAGTTTGTCAATGATGCGGGCTTGGATGAGGCGGGGGTAGCCGCCCATTACGGCAAGATTCTCAACGATCTCCGTGCTGTGGGCGCGGAGCTCATTCTCATGACGCCCCATCTCATCTTGCCATCTTGGATGGGCTTGGACTCTTTTAACGTGAAAGAGGATCCCCGCGCCTATGTGCGGGACTTAAAAGAGTTCGCTGAAGCCAATAATCTGGCGCTCGCCGATGGATCCGCCCGCTATTGTGCACTGTGGCGGCAAGGTATACCCTACATGACCTTAATGACCAATGCCATCAACCACCCGGACTATCGGGGTCACGCCTTATTCGCAGATGCGCTATTGGCGCTTTTCCCTAAAGAATAG
- a CDS encoding exopolysaccharide biosynthesis protein — MKLSENIAAIFSCDEDGKTVTVQTILDRTSVKGFGMLLVLFSLPSAMPVPAPGYSTPFGIVLFLLGTQLFRNRDQPWLPERVLNRQVTIGAKPRLIKSMIFFLHTLEFFIRPRLSFMFNHLIGLRLLSGMVILCASSMILPIPLTNTAPSFGIFIIGLSILEEDGLMAIGGMMTAFVGLCLSVTVIGAILFFGWEGIELVRQGLDMLKQNLINFF, encoded by the coding sequence ATGAAACTGTCAGAAAATATTGCTGCTATTTTTTCTTGTGATGAGGATGGCAAAACAGTCACAGTACAGACGATTCTTGACCGTACCAGCGTGAAGGGCTTCGGAATGTTACTCGTCTTGTTTTCCTTGCCTTCCGCTATGCCTGTCCCTGCGCCGGGCTATTCCACACCCTTCGGAATCGTGCTGTTTTTGCTGGGCACCCAGCTCTTCCGCAACCGTGATCAACCGTGGCTGCCCGAACGGGTTCTTAACCGACAGGTGACCATCGGCGCGAAACCGCGTCTCATCAAAAGCATGATTTTTTTTCTGCACACCCTTGAATTTTTTATCCGCCCACGATTGTCATTCATGTTCAACCATCTTATTGGCTTGCGCTTATTGTCGGGAATGGTTATTCTTTGTGCATCATCCATGATTTTACCGATCCCCTTGACCAATACGGCTCCGTCCTTTGGTATCTTTATCATCGGTTTAAGTATATTAGAGGAAGATGGCCTGATGGCGATAGGCGGCATGATGACGGCATTTGTGGGACTATGCCTGAGTGTAACGGTGATCGGGGCAATCCTATTCTTTGGTTGGGAAGGCATTGAGTTGGTCAGGCAAGGTCTCGATATGCTTAAGCAAAACCTGATTAATTTCTTTTGA